CCGATGTTGGCGACGCCAAATAGGAACCAAGTCAGCCAACTAACCCCTTGGGTTGATCGATCTTTGAAGATGGTGGCCAGCTGAATAATCGTAGCAGCGGGAATAATAACGGCGGGTAGCCATCCGGCTAATTTAATTAAGGTGGGTGACATAACGGTTATCCCTGGCTTTGCGGATCGGTTAATGGGGCATAGCCAAACGTAACATTAAACTTCTTACACCAAATCGCAACCGACCGATACTTGGCAAGATCTGCATCTGCAGGGATCTCATACTGTTGCACCCCCTGAATCTCTTTAAGTTTACTAACCACCTTATAGTCGTCTGGCTCATAAGTTTCTGGCTTTGCATCCTGGTGTAACAAGACAAATAAATCAGGGCCTTGATCGGTTTGAAAGGCTTGATCTAATTCTAGGAAAGTCTTACCCTCACTGAAGATTAAGGTAGCGCTTCCCTGGGTATTGTAGTTACCTGAGACAAAAGCGCCTTGAGTCAGGATATTGCTGTTTTCGGCTTGGCTCACAGCAGGCTGTGGAGATCCTTGGCCTGTAGGAGTCTCAGAATCTGGGCTACCTGAACATGACATCAGCAGTAAACCGACCCAGAATACCTGACCCAAGTATTTCAAGTTCATCACCGACTTCCCTTCAAAATTGTTTTGTGCCCATAATCCCATAAGGGGTAGAGAAAACACAGACCTTAAGCCGTAGCTTCAGTAAGACATATTACTCATCAAAGGATTGAGATCCATTGTTTTTGCTCTCTGCAGCCCGAGGGATGGGGACGTCATTTGACTCATACGGCTTGGACACGACAGATAGTTTCGGTTTACTCCGGGTCGGTTGCCGACGACGGGCTGTATTTTCTTCACTGGTATTTTCGGCAATCACCTCATACAGTAACGCCAATTTATCGGGATCTTTGCCTTTGCGAAGCACTCTTCCTAAGCGCTGTACATATTCTCGGGTGGAGCCGGTTCCTGACAAGACAATGGCAATACTCGCTTCTGGCACATCAACGCCTTCATTCAGAACTCGCGAGGCCACTAAGGTGGGATACTCACCAGAGCGAAACCGCTGCAAAATATCATGGCGCTCTTTGACGGGTGTTTTATGGGTAATAGCTGGGATTAGAAAATCTTGGGAAATGCGATAGACGGTGGCGTTGTCGTCGGTAAAAATTAGGGTCTGTTCAGGGTGGTGTTGAGCTAAGAGATCGGCAAGGATGCGAAGTTTGCCTTCCGTACCGAATGCGATCGCACGGGCCTGACGATGGGCTAACATGGCTCTTCGTCCTGCTTTGGAGCGAGCACTTTCACGCACAAACTGCTGCCAACCCTTTAAGCTTCCCAGAAAAATACGGGCAGATTGGAGAAACTGGTTACGGGTTTGAATCAGCTCGTCATATCGCTCTCGCTCTTGGGCTGAGAGCTTGACCTGGATTTGGACTGTTTTATGTTTAGCTAAGGCGACGCCAGACAGCTCTTCAGCCGTTCGGCGATAAACAGTCGGACCAATCAGATTGTCTAACTCTTCATGCTTACCGTCACTTCGCTCTGGCGTTGCGGTTAATCCCAACCGATAGGGAGCAATGGCATATTCAGCAATCACCCGATTAAAGCTGCTGGGTAAATGGTGGCATTCGTCGAACACCAGTAGACCATAGCGATTGCCCAGGTTTTCGGCCTGGATAGCGGCACTGTCGTAAGTGGAAATCAGGATTGGGGTGCGATCTCGAGACCCACCGCCTAGCAACCCAATCTCCGCATCAGGGAAAGCAGCCACCAAATGGGCATACCACTGGTGCATTAAATCCAGCGTTGGGACGGCGATTAACGTACTGCGTTGGGTCGCCTGAATCACCAATTGAGCCAAATAGGTTTTACCGGCGGCAGTCGGCAAAACCACAACCCCTCGACGGTTCTGCTGCCAAGCCTCTAGCGCCTCTTGCTGATGAAGATAGGGCTCCATTTGCAAACTGGGAGTCAGCTCTAAAGCTTCATAGGATTTGGCCTGATCCACCAAACGCGGATCAGTGATTTGCGTTGCTGTTAGGAGGGAGCGGTATGCGATCGCAGGCACCCGAAATCGCTCTACCCGATCATCCCAGGTGGCATAGTCCAGCCAATCTTTTCCCTTGGGCGGAGGGTGCAAAATCAGCGTGCCGCGATCGTAGGTTAAGGTAGGCTTGCGCGCCATTGAAAAAAGCCCAAGTGTGCTGTCGGTTGAGTGCCCTTCTTCCAACTTACCAGGAGAGTATCGGCAACAGCGAGCATCCTTGGTTCGCAGAGGTTACAATCAGTGAGCAGCGGCACTTAGCAATGAATCCTTTGGTGACCTACTTCTGAGAAACGTTATGACAACTAGCTCACAATCTACTTTCACAGCGGATCAGACCTCCACTTGGCTCCGAGGTTTAATGACCATTGCTTGGTCTGACGGCAAATTTGATCCTCAGGAACAGTCCCTGATTGAAGAAGTGGTGGCGAATGAGCTAACCCCTGACCTAGATAACGATTCCTTTAAACCCATCTCCCCAGAAGAGCTGGCCGATGGCTTAGGTGACAATCCCAAAGTAGCCGAAAACTTTTTGCGGACTGCGGTGATGGTGGCGTTGGCTGATGGGGTCTATT
The genomic region above belongs to Acaryochloris sp. CCMEE 5410 and contains:
- a CDS encoding DM13 domain-containing protein yields the protein MNLKYLGQVFWVGLLLMSCSGSPDSETPTGQGSPQPAVSQAENSNILTQGAFVSGNYNTQGSATLIFSEGKTFLELDQAFQTDQGPDLFVLLHQDAKPETYEPDDYKVVSKLKEIQGVQQYEIPADADLAKYRSVAIWCKKFNVTFGYAPLTDPQSQG
- a CDS encoding DEAD/DEAH box helicase, with the translated sequence MARKPTLTYDRGTLILHPPPKGKDWLDYATWDDRVERFRVPAIAYRSLLTATQITDPRLVDQAKSYEALELTPSLQMEPYLHQQEALEAWQQNRRGVVVLPTAAGKTYLAQLVIQATQRSTLIAVPTLDLMHQWYAHLVAAFPDAEIGLLGGGSRDRTPILISTYDSAAIQAENLGNRYGLLVFDECHHLPSSFNRVIAEYAIAPYRLGLTATPERSDGKHEELDNLIGPTVYRRTAEELSGVALAKHKTVQIQVKLSAQERERYDELIQTRNQFLQSARIFLGSLKGWQQFVRESARSKAGRRAMLAHRQARAIAFGTEGKLRILADLLAQHHPEQTLIFTDDNATVYRISQDFLIPAITHKTPVKERHDILQRFRSGEYPTLVASRVLNEGVDVPEASIAIVLSGTGSTREYVQRLGRVLRKGKDPDKLALLYEVIAENTSEENTARRRQPTRSKPKLSVVSKPYESNDVPIPRAAESKNNGSQSFDE